In the Ruminococcus sp. OA3 genome, one interval contains:
- a CDS encoding energy-coupling factor transporter ATPase has translation MGIIKASKLVFEYLKYDEEGGTRESSRALDDINIDVKAGQFIAVLGHNGSGKSTLAKHINALLVPTEGTLWVDSMDTSKEGELWKIRQKAGMVFQNPDNQIIGTVVEEDVGFGPENLGVHTEDIWKRVDESLDAVGMTAYRKHSPNKLSGGQKQRVAIAGVVAMHPECIVLDEPTAMLDPNGRNEVLKTVRELNRKENVTVILITHYMEEVIFADRVFVMDDGHVVMEGTPREIFSQVEQLKTYRLDVPQVTLLAYELKKSGMDLPDGILTIEELVDAICQLN, from the coding sequence AGCATCCAAACTGGTGTTTGAGTATTTGAAATATGACGAAGAGGGCGGTACCCGGGAGAGCAGCCGGGCGCTGGATGATATCAATATTGATGTCAAGGCTGGTCAGTTTATTGCTGTACTGGGACATAACGGTTCGGGAAAGTCCACACTTGCCAAGCACATCAATGCGCTTCTGGTGCCTACGGAAGGGACTCTCTGGGTGGACTCCATGGACACTTCGAAAGAGGGGGAACTGTGGAAAATTCGCCAGAAGGCGGGTATGGTTTTCCAAAATCCGGATAACCAGATCATTGGCACGGTTGTAGAAGAAGATGTAGGGTTTGGACCGGAAAATCTGGGCGTACACACGGAGGATATCTGGAAACGCGTTGATGAGAGCCTGGATGCAGTCGGAATGACTGCCTATAGAAAGCACTCGCCAAATAAACTGTCCGGGGGTCAGAAACAACGTGTCGCGATCGCCGGTGTGGTTGCGATGCACCCGGAGTGTATTGTGCTGGATGAGCCCACAGCCATGTTGGACCCAAATGGCAGAAACGAAGTGCTGAAAACGGTACGGGAACTGAACAGGAAAGAGAATGTTACGGTCATTCTCATTACACACTACATGGAGGAAGTTATTTTTGCGGATCGTGTGTTCGTGATGGATGACGGGCATGTTGTGATGGAAGGGACGCCGCGTGAGATCTTTTCGCAGGTGGAGCAGCTGAAAACGTACCGGCTGGATGTTCCACAGGTAACACTTCTGGCTTATGAACTGAAAAAGTCAGGAATGGACCTGCCGGATGGGATTTTAACGATTGAAGAATTGGTGGATGCGATATGTCAATTAAATTAG